A single genomic interval of Streptococcus oralis subsp. dentisani harbors:
- a CDS encoding class I SAM-dependent DNA methyltransferase, translated as MATYETFAAVYDAVMDDSLYDKWTDFSLRHLPKTKERKKLLELACGTGIQSVRFSQAGFDVTGLDLSADMLKIAEKRAASAKQKIDFIEGNMLDLSKAGKYDFVTCYSDSICYMQDEVEVGDVFKEVYNALNEDGVFIFDVHSTYQTDEVFPGYSYHENAEDFAMLWDTYEDEAPHSIVHELTFFIKEADGSFSRHDEVHEERTYEVLTYDILLEQAGFKFFKLYSDFEDKEPTETSTRWFFVAQK; from the coding sequence ATGGCGACTTATGAAACCTTTGCGGCTGTTTACGATGCTGTGATGGACGATAGTTTATACGATAAATGGACGGATTTTTCTCTGCGTCATTTGCCTAAGACCAAGGAGAGAAAGAAACTCTTGGAGCTGGCTTGTGGAACAGGCATCCAGTCTGTCCGCTTTTCTCAGGCTGGTTTTGATGTGACGGGGCTTGATTTAAGCGCGGATATGTTGAAGATTGCGGAGAAGAGAGCGGCTTCAGCCAAGCAAAAGATTGATTTTATTGAAGGCAATATGCTGGATTTATCCAAGGCAGGTAAATATGATTTTGTCACTTGCTATTCGGATTCTATTTGCTACATGCAGGATGAGGTGGAAGTAGGGGACGTCTTTAAGGAAGTGTATAATGCCCTCAACGAAGATGGAGTATTTATCTTTGATGTACATTCGACCTACCAGACAGATGAAGTTTTTCCAGGCTATTCTTACCATGAAAATGCGGAAGATTTTGCCATGCTTTGGGACACCTATGAGGACGAAGCACCTCACTCCATCGTGCATGAGTTGACCTTCTTTATCAAGGAGGCTGACGGTTCCTTTAGTCGCCACGATGAAGTGCATGAGGAGCGGACCTATGAGGTCTTGACCTATGATATATTGCTGGAACAGGCTGGTTTCAAGTTCTTCAAACTCTATTCGGACTTTGAGGATAAGGAGCCAACAGAGACAAGTACCCGTTGGTTTTTTGTAGCTCAGAAGTAG